One Candidatus Neomarinimicrobiota bacterium DNA segment encodes these proteins:
- a CDS encoding YdeI/OmpD-associated family protein — MKNRSKAPRTLYVTNRKDWRAWLGKNQGKENEIWLVYYKKHTEKPTIPYDDAVEEALCFGWIDSIIRRVDDEKYMRKFTPRKDRSIWSELNKKRVQKMIKQGLMTEAGSTKIREARRNGYWDRLSPVIDIQRAPADFKSALSSNKKASEYYQSLAPSYKKQYIGWIVSAKREETRKRRVKEAIKFLARNKKLGMQ; from the coding sequence ATGAAAAATCGTTCGAAAGCTCCCAGAACTTTATATGTCACAAACAGAAAGGACTGGAGAGCCTGGCTGGGAAAAAACCAAGGGAAAGAGAATGAGATTTGGCTAGTGTACTATAAGAAACACACAGAAAAACCAACCATACCGTATGATGACGCTGTGGAGGAAGCGTTATGTTTTGGGTGGATTGATAGTATTATCCGGAGGGTTGACGATGAGAAGTATATGCGGAAATTCACACCCAGGAAAGATCGGAGCATCTGGTCCGAGCTCAATAAGAAAAGGGTTCAAAAAATGATCAAGCAAGGACTTATGACTGAGGCAGGATCTACAAAGATACGGGAGGCCAGAAGAAACGGTTACTGGGACCGATTATCACCAGTCATAGACATTCAAAGAGCTCCGGCAGATTTCAAATCAGCCCTGTCATCTAATAAAAAGGCATCTGAATATTACCAGAGCCTTGCGCCCTCCTATAAGAAACAGTATATAGGGTGGATTGTAAGCGCAAAAAGGGAAGAGACGAGAAAAAGAAGGGTTAAGGAAGCCATAAAATTCTTGGCCCGGAATAAGAAGCTGGGAATGCAATAA
- the dinB gene encoding DNA polymerase IV — protein sequence MIVHVDMDSFFVAIERLKDPSLTGKPVVVGGDPSLGRTVVASASYEARTYGIHSATPMAVAVRLCPALVVVPGDFHTYDRYYRQVKEVLKSFSPTVEMTSIDEGYVDLTGTQRLWGSSMEAGERIRWRIKQATGLNCTVGIAKNKVMAKIASNWAKPNGLFYISPGKEREFLASLPVDAIPGVGNKTGSTLRAFGLETVGQITTVDESLMETAFGAYGRSLWRTARGEDDRGLVPEWRRKSISKETTFRVDTADRQYIVAVLHYLIEKVCRRLRQEKKRARTVSVKLRYEDFETELRSMTLSQPENVDEVIFSVARDLTLNAITRRVRIRLIGVGLSNLTDDYHQIDLFEEHTWLRMRQRLLAMDQTRERFGFDALLAGEAIPLINYSGRVTGAQIS from the coding sequence ATGATTGTTCATGTCGACATGGATTCGTTTTTTGTGGCCATTGAACGGCTGAAAGACCCGTCCCTCACGGGGAAACCGGTGGTGGTGGGAGGAGATCCTTCATTGGGCCGGACCGTGGTGGCATCAGCTTCCTATGAAGCAAGAACGTATGGAATCCATTCCGCTACCCCCATGGCCGTCGCCGTTCGACTGTGCCCTGCCCTCGTTGTGGTACCGGGCGATTTTCACACCTATGACCGGTACTACCGGCAGGTCAAAGAGGTTTTGAAATCGTTCTCCCCCACGGTGGAAATGACCTCCATTGATGAAGGGTACGTGGATCTCACCGGGACACAACGGCTGTGGGGTTCCTCCATGGAAGCGGGAGAGCGGATCCGGTGGAGGATCAAACAGGCGACAGGACTGAACTGTACCGTGGGAATCGCGAAAAATAAAGTGATGGCAAAAATCGCATCCAATTGGGCCAAGCCTAACGGACTTTTTTACATTTCCCCGGGAAAAGAACGAGAGTTTCTCGCCTCTTTGCCTGTGGATGCTATTCCAGGAGTGGGGAATAAAACAGGATCCACGCTGCGGGCATTTGGCCTCGAAACGGTGGGGCAGATCACGACAGTGGATGAATCGCTCATGGAGACTGCCTTCGGAGCTTATGGCCGGAGTCTCTGGCGCACTGCCAGAGGAGAGGATGACAGGGGCCTGGTTCCTGAGTGGAGACGAAAATCCATCAGCAAAGAAACCACCTTCCGGGTAGATACCGCGGATCGCCAGTACATTGTAGCGGTCCTTCACTATCTGATAGAAAAAGTGTGCCGGCGGTTGCGACAGGAAAAAAAGCGTGCCCGGACGGTGAGTGTGAAATTACGGTACGAAGATTTTGAAACCGAACTCAGATCCATGACGCTCTCCCAACCGGAGAATGTCGATGAGGTTATCTTTTCAGTGGCTAGGGATCTCACCCTCAACGCCATTACCCGGCGGGTGAGGATTCGTCTCATAGGTGTTGGGTTATCCAACTTAACAGACGATTATCATCAAATAGATTTGTTTGAGGAACATACATGGTTAAGGATGCGGCAACGGCTGCTGGCAATGGATCAGACACGGGAACGATTCGGTTTTGACGCCCTGCTCGCAGGAGAAGCTATCCCGCTTATCAACTACAGTGGCCGCGTCACGGGAGCACAAATCTCTTGA
- a CDS encoding PHP domain-containing protein: MLPLIICKSHYTFLKGIHSPSELVDFARKKGVKTLCLADKNGLYGAVEFYIRCREANIQPLIATELVQDKRHVTIVARNGKGYEELCRLVTQHHLENLKIDAFPDSLNLLTLCRDPFLLQRWLLRRKGVERNNLFLALSLWDRESLRSLLNLLSRRSDLTRVPAVPVIEWNLLDPSDEPLRNVLRAIDLNCTVETLPEKERFVGVKINPEEISYEPMIPGDHIARLCRLELDLERYHLPRFIPES; the protein is encoded by the coding sequence ATGCTGCCACTGATTATCTGTAAAAGTCATTATACCTTTCTGAAAGGGATTCATTCGCCTTCAGAACTTGTGGATTTTGCCAGAAAAAAAGGGGTAAAAACGCTCTGCCTGGCCGATAAGAACGGTCTCTATGGAGCCGTGGAATTCTATATTCGGTGCCGGGAGGCAAACATTCAACCACTCATCGCCACGGAACTGGTTCAGGACAAACGGCACGTGACCATCGTGGCACGGAATGGGAAGGGATATGAGGAATTATGCCGCCTGGTTACCCAGCATCATCTGGAAAATCTTAAGATCGACGCATTCCCCGATTCCCTGAATCTTCTTACCCTCTGCCGTGATCCTTTCCTCCTGCAGCGATGGCTCCTGCGGCGAAAGGGAGTGGAGCGAAACAACCTCTTTCTGGCCCTCAGCCTGTGGGACCGGGAATCTTTACGTTCCCTCTTGAATCTCTTATCCCGCCGCTCCGATCTTACCCGCGTTCCTGCCGTCCCGGTCATCGAGTGGAATCTTCTTGATCCTTCCGATGAACCGCTGCGTAACGTGCTGAGAGCCATCGACCTTAACTGTACGGTGGAGACGCTGCCGGAAAAAGAACGATTTGTGGGAGTGAAGATAAACCCGGAAGAGATTTCGTACGAACCCATGATCCCAGGTGACCACATTGCGAGACTGTGCCGCCTCGAGTTGGATCTTGAACGGTATCACCTCCCCAGGTTCATACCCGAATCCTGA
- a CDS encoding type II toxin-antitoxin system RelE/ParE family toxin, producing MILSFKHKGLRKFFETGSMADIQAAHAKRLRLMLAALDTAANIDDMNIPGFNLHQLKGGRKGIWSISVSGNWRVTFKFENGNAHIVNYEDYHS from the coding sequence GTGATTCTGTCGTTTAAGCACAAAGGGCTACGAAAATTCTTTGAGACAGGATCTATGGCCGACATTCAAGCGGCACACGCGAAGCGACTGCGCCTCATGTTGGCCGCCTTGGATACCGCCGCCAATATTGATGATATGAATATCCCTGGATTTAACTTACATCAATTGAAAGGGGGCCGAAAAGGCATCTGGTCAATATCGGTCAGCGGCAATTGGCGCGTCACCTTCAAATTTGAAAATGGAAACGCCCATATTGTCAATTACGAGGATTATCACTCATGA
- a CDS encoding four helix bundle protein: protein MSFKKLKVYENAYQLAMDVFKVSKSFPKEETYSLTDQMRRASRSICANIVEAYRERTYPRFFSSKIRGADAETSEMLVWIDFAKDCGYISSEVHQSLGERYKEIGRMLGSMATHPERFIPREVVGSNQ, encoded by the coding sequence ATGAGCTTCAAAAAACTAAAGGTTTATGAGAACGCTTATCAGTTGGCGATGGATGTGTTTAAGGTCTCTAAGTCTTTCCCGAAGGAAGAAACATATTCATTGACGGACCAGATGCGAAGAGCCTCTCGATCTATCTGCGCGAATATTGTTGAAGCTTATCGTGAACGAACATATCCCAGATTTTTTTCATCAAAGATCAGAGGAGCAGATGCAGAAACCAGCGAGATGCTGGTCTGGATCGACTTTGCCAAAGACTGTGGATATATTTCGAGTGAGGTTCACCAATCACTCGGTGAAAGATACAAAGAGATTGGCAGAATGCTGGGAAGCATGGCCACCCATCCTGAGCGGTTTATCCCGAGGGAAGTGGTTGGCAGTAACCAGTAG
- a CDS encoding ribbon-helix-helix protein, CopG family yields MIRTQIQLTDEQATTLKRLAAERHESVAELIRRGVEILLRSISSVGPDERRRRAIAVAGRFRSGRTDLSTQHDRHLAEAYGK; encoded by the coding sequence ATGATTCGCACTCAAATCCAGCTGACTGATGAACAAGCCACCACATTGAAGAGGTTAGCAGCCGAGAGGCATGAGTCCGTGGCGGAACTAATTCGTCGGGGAGTAGAAATATTGCTTCGTTCCATCTCATCCGTAGGTCCTGATGAGCGGCGGCGGCGGGCAATCGCAGTGGCTGGTCGTTTTCGGTCTGGTCGCACAGATCTATCCACTCAACATGATAGGCATCTGGCTGAGGCGTACGGGAAATGA
- a CDS encoding ABATE domain-containing protein, whose amino-acid sequence MTETNAYNLPLKLETGWICLDFANTAEWHASDHPDEHIGTYRKLVSWARDVGVLENQEAEKILQESRQRPVRTKRVHRQAISLRETIYQIFSAVAEDRQPESSNLAALNASLSEALVHLRLLQSEKGFDWGWSGDENALDRILWPIARSAASLLTSDAIERVGECADDRGCGWLFFDMSRNRSRRWCDMKDCGNRNKVRRYYARKRK is encoded by the coding sequence ATGACAGAAACCAACGCATACAACCTCCCTCTTAAACTGGAAACCGGCTGGATATGCCTGGACTTTGCAAACACTGCGGAATGGCATGCCAGTGATCACCCAGATGAACATATTGGCACTTACCGCAAACTGGTTTCCTGGGCCAGGGATGTTGGAGTCTTAGAAAATCAGGAAGCCGAAAAAATCCTGCAGGAATCAAGACAGCGCCCTGTAAGGACAAAGAGAGTCCACAGGCAGGCTATTTCCCTTCGGGAGACCATTTACCAGATATTCTCTGCGGTTGCAGAGGACAGACAACCAGAGTCATCTAACCTGGCTGCCCTGAATGCCTCATTATCGGAAGCTCTGGTTCACTTGAGACTCTTACAATCCGAAAAGGGCTTTGACTGGGGGTGGTCCGGTGACGAAAATGCGCTGGATCGAATATTGTGGCCTATTGCCCGTTCGGCAGCGTCATTGTTGACTTCCGATGCGATTGAGAGGGTTGGTGAATGTGCGGATGACCGGGGGTGTGGCTGGTTGTTTTTTGATATGAGCCGTAACCGGTCACGTCGGTGGTGCGACATGAAGGACTGCGGAAACCGGAACAAAGTGCGGCGATACTATGCCAGAAAGAGGAAATAG
- a CDS encoding DUF481 domain-containing protein: protein MLAIGPVLSAQINTEAMRKGELTPGLHPALDIDVGVVAGNSRLLRMNGTLRFDYLKGADHTFLVIGRQLGETDSLFMNKGFVHLRRTQSLHGGILVEGFMQKEFNQFLRLKDRNLAGGGLRIRWLGGAADEKGKPLIRLLTGLGFMWEQELIRNAKAPEDTLKNLLRSTNYLVLGWEPDERLLLQVSTYFQPDITRLFDFRVLLDGGLTFALTGKLSVAIKMNARYDNDPPTVVENGVEKSLKKYDVELTTGLAYVL from the coding sequence ATGCTTGCCATAGGACCTGTCCTCTCGGCCCAGATAAACACTGAAGCCATGCGGAAAGGGGAACTTACTCCAGGCCTGCATCCGGCCTTGGACATAGACGTTGGCGTTGTGGCGGGCAATTCCAGGCTCTTACGTATGAACGGCACCCTTCGATTCGACTATCTGAAAGGGGCAGACCATACGTTCCTTGTGATCGGTCGCCAATTGGGAGAGACCGATTCACTGTTTATGAATAAAGGATTCGTCCACCTGCGTCGAACTCAATCTCTTCACGGAGGGATTCTTGTCGAAGGGTTTATGCAGAAAGAATTCAACCAATTCTTACGACTTAAGGATAGAAACCTGGCTGGAGGCGGCCTGCGGATTCGATGGCTGGGAGGAGCAGCTGATGAAAAAGGTAAACCACTCATCAGGCTCCTGACCGGCTTGGGCTTCATGTGGGAACAAGAACTTATTAGGAACGCCAAGGCCCCTGAAGACACTTTGAAGAACCTTCTCCGCTCAACTAATTACTTGGTCCTTGGTTGGGAGCCAGATGAGAGGCTTTTGCTTCAGGTTTCAACGTATTTTCAACCGGACATAACGCGTTTGTTTGACTTCCGGGTACTTCTTGATGGAGGTCTTACCTTCGCTCTGACGGGAAAACTATCGGTGGCGATCAAAATGAACGCACGCTACGATAATGACCCTCCTACCGTGGTGGAAAATGGCGTGGAAAAGAGCTTGAAAAAATACGATGTTGAACTCACCACTGGACTAGCCTACGTGTTATGA
- a CDS encoding single-stranded DNA-binding protein: MQKGSVNRVILVGHLGSDPESRYTPSGTATTNFSIATNETWRDENGELQEHTEWHRCVLFGKSAEMAKEYLKKGRMVYVEGRLRTRTWEDKEGIQRSTTEVRGDMFTMLGPRGEVSEEAPEETAKSTDDDDLPF; the protein is encoded by the coding sequence ATGCAAAAAGGCAGCGTCAATCGTGTCATCCTGGTGGGCCACCTCGGCTCGGATCCGGAGAGCCGCTACACACCTTCCGGGACAGCCACCACTAATTTCTCCATAGCCACCAATGAGACGTGGCGGGATGAGAATGGAGAACTGCAGGAACACACGGAATGGCACCGGTGTGTGCTGTTTGGAAAATCGGCGGAGATGGCCAAAGAGTATCTGAAGAAGGGCCGGATGGTCTATGTGGAAGGTCGCCTGAGAACCCGGACCTGGGAAGATAAGGAAGGTATCCAGCGGTCCACGACGGAAGTCCGGGGAGATATGTTTACCATGCTCGGCCCGCGAGGAGAGGTCAGTGAGGAGGCGCCGGAAGAGACGGCCAAATCGACAGACGATGACGATCTCCCGTTTTAA
- a CDS encoding type II toxin-antitoxin system RelE/ParE family toxin — translation MKVIASNHFLKFKKKSFKKLQLAIDDQVRLILESPEIGELKKGDLRGIRVHKFKHGPQLLLLSYEIKRDTLFLYSIGSHESFYKKLKQYFR, via the coding sequence TTGAAGGTCATCGCCTCAAATCATTTTCTAAAGTTCAAGAAAAAGTCTTTCAAGAAACTCCAGTTGGCGATTGACGATCAGGTTAGATTAATCTTGGAGAGTCCAGAGATCGGGGAACTGAAAAAGGGAGATCTAAGAGGGATTCGAGTTCATAAATTCAAACACGGGCCCCAATTACTTCTGCTCTCCTATGAGATAAAGAGAGATACCCTTTTCTTGTATTCCATAGGTTCCCATGAAAGCTTCTACAAGAAGCTAAAGCAATATTTTAGGTAA
- a CDS encoding HigA family addiction module antitoxin codes for MSMHNPPHPGEFIREVYLEPFGLSARKVAKNLNVAPSTFIRLLNGESNVTPEMALRLSRVLGRSPESWMAMQDHYSLWHAKRTTDLKEVKKLELVGV; via the coding sequence ATGAGCATGCACAACCCTCCCCATCCTGGTGAATTCATCAGAGAGGTCTACCTGGAACCGTTTGGTTTGAGTGCCAGAAAAGTGGCAAAGAATCTTAATGTAGCGCCTTCTACCTTTATCCGACTATTGAATGGTGAAAGTAATGTTACGCCAGAAATGGCGCTACGTCTTTCCCGGGTATTGGGTCGGAGTCCGGAAAGCTGGATGGCCATGCAGGACCACTATTCACTCTGGCACGCCAAACGGACAACAGACCTCAAGGAAGTAAAGAAGCTAGAGTTAGTGGGTGTATAA
- a CDS encoding YdcF family protein, with protein MLFLTGVVVLYFFSITPTRKWLVTPLTGSPAPNLDNLRVGAIVVLGGNPERLITGIRLINEKVSPVIIVSGGSGEFFNEPEKESHMMEDLLVEFGVLKQKIIVEARSRNTRENALYTKQILDSLEVKTIALVTSSLHMPRAEGVFRKTGIVVHPVKARFYRKRRKIIHIDPFQLVPNVENLSVSSRAIYEYTAIFFYKINGWL; from the coding sequence GTGCTTTTCCTGACTGGTGTCGTGGTGCTATATTTTTTCAGCATTACGCCTACTCGTAAGTGGTTAGTAACTCCCTTGACAGGATCTCCAGCGCCCAACCTCGATAATCTTAGAGTGGGCGCCATCGTGGTCTTGGGAGGAAACCCAGAGAGATTGATTACCGGGATAAGACTTATCAACGAGAAGGTTTCACCGGTGATAATAGTGTCGGGCGGAAGTGGAGAATTTTTCAATGAGCCTGAAAAAGAATCTCACATGATGGAAGATCTTCTTGTAGAATTTGGCGTGCTCAAGCAGAAGATAATTGTCGAGGCAAGGTCAAGAAATACCCGAGAAAACGCTCTTTATACAAAGCAAATACTGGATAGCCTGGAAGTGAAAACAATTGCTTTAGTGACTTCATCTTTGCACATGCCTCGCGCTGAGGGTGTTTTCCGAAAGACAGGGATTGTGGTTCATCCGGTAAAGGCGAGATTCTATAGAAAGAGAAGAAAAATAATACACATTGATCCCTTCCAGTTGGTTCCCAATGTTGAGAATCTGTCAGTTTCCAGCCGGGCCATTTACGAGTACACTGCAATTTTCTTCTACAAGATTAATGGATGGTTGTAA
- a CDS encoding XRE family transcriptional regulator, translating into MIHIIERGSRYILNMKRITETVKELLSTPEARSWNQDLLAKKIGIRRNTLWRWRLGKGKPHEGNLISLAEVFKKDIIWNDQHTEIEFVERELKPGEELPPAVDRPPGATWEPPDLQAAKIPIVGWVADSAKDFFSEDGYPVGHGDDEMNRPYDLKDITAYGLKVTAIQGDSMEPLLRPDDIVICSPAATVRNRDMVVVRFKDEAIMLKEIHFKGDKIRLVSYNPEYEDMEFDKDDLKWYHKVVHIKKK; encoded by the coding sequence ATGATACACATTATTGAACGTGGTTCCCGCTATATTTTGAATATGAAGAGAATAACTGAAACAGTTAAGGAACTGCTGAGCACCCCTGAAGCCAGGTCATGGAATCAAGATCTCCTAGCGAAGAAAATTGGCATTAGAAGAAATACGTTGTGGCGGTGGAGGCTCGGAAAGGGAAAACCTCATGAGGGTAATTTGATCAGCCTCGCAGAGGTTTTCAAGAAAGACATAATTTGGAACGACCAGCATACTGAAATTGAATTTGTTGAACGCGAATTGAAACCTGGTGAGGAACTCCCCCCAGCCGTGGATCGGCCGCCAGGGGCAACATGGGAGCCTCCGGATCTACAAGCCGCCAAGATTCCGATTGTTGGATGGGTAGCCGATAGTGCCAAGGATTTCTTTTCAGAAGACGGATATCCGGTTGGACACGGTGATGACGAGATGAATAGACCCTACGACCTTAAAGATATTACTGCCTATGGTCTAAAAGTGACTGCAATACAGGGAGACAGTATGGAGCCACTTCTTAGGCCGGACGACATCGTGATATGTTCACCTGCCGCTACAGTAAGGAATCGAGATATGGTTGTTGTTAGGTTTAAGGATGAGGCTATAATGCTGAAGGAAATACACTTCAAAGGAGACAAAATCAGACTTGTCAGTTACAATCCGGAATATGAGGACATGGAATTTGACAAAGATGACTTAAAATGGTATCACAAGGTAGTTCATATCAAGAAGAAATGA
- a CDS encoding class I SAM-dependent methyltransferase, translating to MAKRDLKRYRKKGPVRTTRILIEALTSNGIPGQTLLDIGGGVGAIQHEFLKAGLENATNVDASKAYIASAQEEAGRQGFADRVSYHHGDFVDLAPEIEEADIVTLDRVICCYDDMERLVGLSAERAGKLYGVVYPRDNWLMKVARPVINFVFWLKGNPFRMFVHPTQAVDTRIQESGLKPYFHRKTAIWQVVVYAR from the coding sequence GTGGCGAAGAGAGATCTCAAAAGGTATCGCAAGAAAGGACCCGTCAGGACGACAAGAATTCTCATCGAAGCCCTTACGTCCAATGGCATCCCAGGACAGACTTTGCTCGACATTGGCGGCGGAGTAGGGGCGATTCAACATGAATTTCTGAAGGCCGGCTTGGAAAACGCGACCAATGTGGATGCATCAAAGGCCTATATAGCGTCAGCCCAGGAAGAGGCTGGCCGCCAAGGCTTTGCCGACCGTGTTAGTTACCACCACGGGGATTTTGTCGATCTTGCACCTGAGATTGAGGAAGCCGACATTGTTACCCTGGATCGCGTCATCTGTTGTTATGATGATATGGAGAGGTTGGTCGGATTGTCGGCAGAGCGGGCAGGGAAACTATACGGAGTGGTTTATCCTCGGGATAACTGGCTCATGAAAGTGGCGCGCCCTGTCATCAATTTCGTTTTCTGGCTCAAGGGAAACCCCTTTCGTATGTTCGTGCACCCGACACAAGCGGTTGACACCAGGATTCAAGAGAGCGGCCTTAAACCGTACTTCCACCGAAAAACAGCCATATGGCAGGTAGTGGTCTACGCGCGTTGA
- a CDS encoding DoxX family protein: MNRVGERMNETLERAWTKWQDLGLLVLRIGFGLGFTYFHGWRKLVAGPENWTGSGGVMRHIGIDFGHTVFGFLAAFSESIGGILIALGLFFRPMCALLGFTMLMASWSHLASGRGSAGHALKNLFVLTGVFMVGPGKYSLDAALAGWWRRRRAV; encoded by the coding sequence GTGAACAGAGTAGGGGAGAGGATGAACGAAACCTTGGAGAGAGCGTGGACAAAATGGCAGGATCTGGGTCTCCTGGTGCTTCGAATCGGGTTTGGATTGGGCTTCACATATTTTCACGGCTGGAGGAAGCTGGTTGCCGGGCCTGAGAACTGGACAGGCAGTGGCGGCGTCATGCGGCACATTGGAATCGACTTCGGTCACACTGTCTTCGGGTTTCTCGCAGCGTTTTCGGAATCGATCGGCGGCATTCTCATCGCGCTTGGTCTTTTCTTCCGACCCATGTGCGCGCTGTTGGGATTCACGATGCTGATGGCCTCGTGGTCACACCTCGCCAGCGGTAGGGGGAGCGCTGGCCATGCCCTGAAGAATCTCTTTGTGTTAACCGGCGTATTCATGGTTGGTCCAGGTAAGTATAGTCTTGACGCGGCCCTGGCCGGTTGGTGGCGCAGGCGGCGGGCTGTATAA
- a CDS encoding PQQ-dependent sugar dehydrogenase — translation MTKSFETAVTGTLNSVIHLLIWTSLLLSVDGCYVKQVQSDSPPHETGRLECDNDNGGIQLPDGFCAFVIADSLGRTRHLTVNENGDIYVALRRPTQEGGIIALRDTTGNGRADIIDGFGEAGGTGIDIHNGYLYFGSDTAVVRYRLVEGELLPVTPPETVVTGFPVQDQHAVKPFAFDGDGWMYVNVGAPSNACQEETRIPESPGLDPCPQLERHGGIWRFEVERLGQTQVSHGHIFASGIRNAVAIAWNPLSHYLYVVQHGRDQLNALWPNIYTAEQNAELPAEEFLLVKEGSNFGWPYCYYDQIQEKKVLAPEYGGDGNMTGRCDEFDKPIMAFPGHWAPNDVLFYTGDHFPQQYHGGAFIAFHGSWNRAPLPQQGYKVVFVPFDGQLPSGEWEIFADGFAGMERITWPDQVRSRPMGLAQGPDGSLYISDSVEGKIWRVIYRGTG, via the coding sequence GTGACTAAGTCTTTCGAGACTGCTGTAACAGGAACGCTGAATAGTGTGATTCATCTTCTTATCTGGACCTCACTTCTTCTATCTGTTGATGGTTGCTATGTAAAGCAAGTTCAGAGTGATTCCCCACCACATGAAACTGGGCGGTTAGAGTGCGATAATGACAATGGGGGAATTCAGTTGCCTGATGGGTTCTGCGCCTTTGTTATAGCCGACAGCCTGGGTCGAACCCGGCACCTGACAGTGAACGAGAATGGAGACATTTACGTGGCTCTCCGACGACCGACACAAGAGGGCGGGATCATCGCTCTTCGCGACACTACGGGCAACGGCAGAGCGGATATTATCGACGGATTTGGAGAAGCTGGCGGTACGGGCATTGACATCCATAACGGATATCTCTACTTCGGCTCGGACACGGCCGTGGTCCGCTATCGATTAGTTGAAGGGGAGCTGCTTCCTGTGACTCCGCCCGAGACTGTTGTCACTGGCTTCCCGGTCCAGGATCAGCACGCAGTTAAACCGTTCGCATTCGATGGGGACGGCTGGATGTACGTAAACGTGGGAGCTCCCTCAAACGCCTGCCAGGAAGAAACACGTATACCCGAATCGCCAGGGCTTGATCCATGCCCTCAGTTGGAACGTCATGGTGGGATCTGGCGTTTCGAGGTGGAACGGTTAGGCCAGACTCAGGTATCCCATGGACACATTTTCGCAAGCGGTATTCGCAACGCCGTCGCCATCGCCTGGAATCCTCTCAGTCATTATTTATACGTTGTCCAGCATGGACGTGACCAGCTAAACGCGCTCTGGCCAAACATCTATACTGCAGAACAAAACGCGGAATTGCCTGCTGAAGAGTTTTTGCTGGTGAAAGAGGGATCGAATTTTGGCTGGCCTTACTGTTACTATGATCAAATCCAGGAGAAGAAGGTGCTCGCACCGGAATATGGTGGTGACGGGAACATGACCGGCCGTTGCGATGAGTTCGACAAACCAATCATGGCTTTCCCTGGCCACTGGGCACCCAATGACGTTTTGTTTTATACCGGGGATCATTTCCCCCAACAGTACCATGGTGGTGCTTTCATCGCTTTCCATGGTTCATGGAACCGGGCACCACTACCTCAACAGGGGTACAAAGTCGTTTTTGTGCCATTCGACGGGCAGTTACCTTCAGGTGAATGGGAGATTTTCGCGGATGGATTCGCCGGTATGGAAAGGATCACGTGGCCCGACCAGGTACGGTCTCGTCCAATGGGCCTTGCGCAGGGGCCTGATGGGTCACTGTATATCTCTGACTCTGTCGAGGGAAAGATTTGGCGAGTGATTTACAGAGGAACGGGATAA
- a CDS encoding PIN domain-containing protein, giving the protein MTSFIDTSAFLAILDADDENHSKAGKKWEELIDKSDTLVCSSYILIETFALIQHRLGMKAVRSFQEDVVPILTVKWVHESVHEAGVTSMLAANRRELSLVDCVSFDMMRRLGIKIAFVFDKHFKEQGFQCLP; this is encoded by the coding sequence ATGACCAGTTTTATTGATACATCGGCATTCTTGGCTATCCTGGACGCTGACGATGAAAATCATTCAAAAGCCGGGAAAAAATGGGAAGAGCTTATTGACAAGAGCGATACTCTGGTGTGTAGCAGTTATATTCTAATTGAGACATTCGCATTAATTCAACATCGTCTTGGAATGAAGGCAGTTAGGAGCTTTCAAGAAGACGTTGTTCCAATCTTGACTGTCAAATGGGTTCATGAATCGGTCCACGAGGCAGGCGTAACGAGCATGCTTGCCGCAAACAGGCGTGAACTCAGCCTTGTAGATTGTGTCAGTTTCGATATGATGCGGCGATTAGGGATCAAGATAGCGTTTGTATTCGATAAGCATTTCAAAGAGCAAGGATTCCAGTGCCTCCCCTAG